One Streptomyces sp. ML-6 genomic region harbors:
- a CDS encoding DUF881 domain-containing protein, which yields MSQQPPDRSTASPPARPDASMSLLTNVMDHSLDDGYAEASARRKADGSAGMPRTLKAKLGLAACLVLAALVVTLGAAEARVAAPVLAKERQELIDRIDDETEAADTLESQVDELRADVGRRQRKALEKHGGDQGERVALLAGATPVQGPGVKLVVDDAEDTAQGGGGPRETSGFADTGRVRDRDLQRVVNGLWQSGAEAIAINGQRLTALSAIRAAGDAILVDNRPLVPPYTVLAVGNGKQLGNAFRESADGQYLQALKDTFDIRTSLSVQQKVSLPVAPSLIVRTAEPYRAADTGSGAADTGKGTS from the coding sequence ATGTCGCAGCAGCCCCCCGATCGGAGTACAGCCTCCCCACCCGCGCGCCCCGACGCGTCCATGTCGCTGCTGACCAATGTGATGGACCACAGCCTGGACGACGGGTACGCCGAAGCCTCGGCTCGTCGCAAGGCGGACGGAAGCGCGGGCATGCCCCGTACGCTCAAGGCGAAGCTCGGTCTCGCCGCCTGTCTGGTGCTCGCCGCCCTCGTCGTCACGCTCGGTGCCGCGGAGGCACGAGTCGCCGCGCCGGTCCTCGCCAAGGAGCGCCAGGAACTGATCGACCGGATCGACGACGAGACGGAGGCGGCCGACACCCTGGAGTCCCAGGTGGACGAGCTCCGGGCCGACGTGGGCAGGCGCCAGCGCAAGGCGCTGGAGAAGCACGGCGGGGACCAGGGCGAACGGGTGGCGCTGCTCGCCGGGGCAACCCCCGTGCAGGGGCCCGGTGTGAAGCTCGTCGTCGACGACGCCGAGGACACCGCCCAGGGCGGCGGAGGGCCCAGGGAGACCAGTGGGTTCGCCGACACCGGGCGGGTGCGCGACCGGGACCTCCAGCGGGTCGTCAACGGCCTGTGGCAGTCCGGCGCGGAGGCGATCGCGATCAACGGCCAGCGCCTGACGGCCCTGTCCGCGATCCGGGCGGCGGGCGACGCCATACTGGTCGACAACAGGCCGCTCGTGCCGCCCTACACGGTGCTGGCGGTGGGCAACGGCAAGCAGCTCGGCAACGCGTTCCGGGAGAGCGCCGACGGTCAGTACCTGCAGGCGCTCAAGGACACCTTCGACATCCGGACGAGCCTGTCCGTGCAGCAGAAGGTGAGCCTTCCGGTCGCGCCGAGCCTGATCGTACGTACAGCAGAGCCTTACAGGGCCGCAGACACCGGCAGTGGTGCGGCAGACACAGGGAAGGGCACATCGTGA
- a CDS encoding acetoacetate--CoA ligase: MTAAAHEAPLWQPGPDRIEAAAVTRFQRWAAEHHGAPAEGGYPALHQWSVTELDTFWKAVAEWFDIRFSTPYETVIGDRTMPGAQWFPGATLNYAEHALRTAEDPLRATTPALLHVDETHTQVPLSWAGFRRRVGSLAAELRALGVTPGDRVSGYLPNIPEAVVAFLATAAVGGVWTSCAPDFGARSVLDRFQQVEPVVLFTVDGYRYGGKEHHRADTVAELRRELPTLRAVVHIPLLGTDAPEGALEWSALTAADTEPVFEQVPFDHPLWVLYSSGTTGLPKAIVQSQGGILLEHFKQLGLHCDLGPDDRFFWYTSTGWMMWNFLVSGLLTGTTVVLYDGSPGHPDVSAQWRVAEQTGATLFGTSAAYVMACRKAGIHPGRDFDLARVQCVATTGSPLPPDGFRWLHDEVDDDLWIASVSGGTDVCSCFAGAVPTLPVHIGELQAPCLGTDLRSWDPAGEPLIGEVGELVVTAPMPSMPIRFWNDPDGSRYHDSYFDMYPGVWRHGDWITITDRGSVVIHGRSDSTLNRQGVRMGSADIYEAVERLPEIRESLVIGLEEADGGYWMPLFVHLAEGARLDDALRDSIKRTIRENLSPRHVPDEVIEVPGIPHTLTGKRIEVPVKRLLQGTALAKAVNPGSVDNIELLHFYEDLARKRH; the protein is encoded by the coding sequence ATGACCGCAGCAGCCCACGAAGCCCCCCTCTGGCAGCCGGGCCCCGACCGGATCGAGGCCGCCGCCGTCACCCGTTTCCAGCGGTGGGCGGCCGAGCACCACGGAGCACCGGCCGAGGGCGGCTACCCGGCTCTGCACCAGTGGTCCGTGACCGAGCTCGACACCTTCTGGAAAGCCGTCGCCGAGTGGTTCGACATCCGCTTCTCCACCCCGTACGAGACCGTCATCGGCGACCGGACCATGCCCGGCGCCCAGTGGTTCCCCGGCGCCACCCTCAACTACGCCGAGCACGCGCTGCGCACCGCCGAGGACCCCCTGCGCGCGACCACCCCCGCCCTGCTCCACGTCGACGAGACCCACACCCAGGTCCCCCTCTCCTGGGCCGGATTCCGCCGCCGGGTCGGCTCGCTCGCCGCCGAACTGCGCGCCCTCGGCGTCACCCCCGGCGACCGCGTCAGCGGCTACCTCCCCAACATCCCCGAGGCCGTCGTCGCCTTCCTCGCCACCGCGGCCGTCGGCGGTGTCTGGACCTCCTGCGCCCCCGACTTCGGCGCCCGCAGCGTCCTCGACCGCTTCCAGCAGGTCGAGCCCGTCGTCCTGTTCACCGTCGACGGCTACCGCTACGGGGGCAAGGAACACCACCGCGCCGACACGGTCGCCGAGCTGCGCCGCGAACTGCCCACCCTGCGCGCCGTCGTCCACATCCCGCTGCTGGGCACCGACGCCCCCGAGGGCGCCCTCGAATGGTCCGCCCTCACCGCCGCGGACACCGAGCCCGTCTTCGAGCAGGTGCCGTTCGACCACCCGCTGTGGGTGCTCTACTCCTCCGGCACCACCGGGCTGCCCAAGGCGATCGTCCAGTCCCAGGGCGGCATCCTGCTCGAACACTTCAAGCAGCTCGGCCTGCACTGCGACCTCGGCCCCGACGACCGCTTCTTCTGGTACACCTCCACCGGCTGGATGATGTGGAACTTCCTCGTCTCCGGCCTGCTCACCGGAACCACGGTCGTGCTCTACGACGGAAGCCCGGGCCACCCGGACGTCAGCGCCCAGTGGCGGGTCGCCGAGCAGACCGGGGCGACCCTCTTCGGCACCTCGGCCGCCTACGTCATGGCCTGCCGCAAGGCAGGCATCCACCCGGGCCGTGACTTCGACCTCGCCCGCGTCCAGTGCGTCGCCACCACCGGTTCCCCCCTCCCGCCCGACGGCTTCCGCTGGCTGCACGACGAGGTGGACGACGACCTGTGGATCGCCTCCGTCAGCGGCGGCACGGACGTCTGCAGCTGCTTCGCCGGCGCGGTCCCCACCCTCCCCGTCCACATCGGCGAACTCCAGGCCCCCTGCCTCGGCACCGACCTGAGGTCCTGGGACCCCGCGGGCGAACCGCTCATCGGCGAGGTCGGCGAACTGGTCGTCACCGCGCCCATGCCCTCCATGCCGATCCGCTTCTGGAACGACCCCGACGGCAGCCGCTACCACGACAGCTACTTCGACATGTACCCCGGCGTCTGGCGCCACGGGGACTGGATCACGATCACCGACCGCGGCTCGGTCGTCATCCACGGCCGTTCCGACTCCACCCTCAACCGCCAGGGCGTACGGATGGGCTCCGCGGACATCTACGAGGCCGTCGAACGGCTCCCCGAGATCCGCGAGTCCCTCGTCATCGGCCTCGAAGAAGCCGACGGCGGGTACTGGATGCCGCTCTTCGTCCACCTCGCCGAGGGCGCGCGGCTCGACGACGCGCTGCGCGACAGCATCAAGCGGACCATCCGGGAGAACCTCTCGCCGCGCCACGTCCCCGACGAGGTCATCGAGGTCCCCGGCATCCCGCACACCCTCACCGGCAAGCGCATCGAGGTTCCGGTCAAACGCCTCCTGCAGGGAACGGCCCTGGCCAAGGCGGTCAACCCCGGCTCGGTCGACAACATCGAGCTCCTCCACTTCTACGAGGACCTCGCCCGCAAGCGTCACTGA
- a CDS encoding mannose-1-phosphate guanyltransferase yields the protein MKAVVMAGGEGTRLRPMTSSMPKPLLPVANRPIMEHVLRLLKRHGLNETVVTVQFLASLVKNYFGDGEELGMELSYANEEKPLGTAGSVKNAEEALKDDTFLVISGDALTDFDLTELIAFHKEKGGLVTVCLTRVPNPLEFGITIVDEGGQVERFLEKPTWGQVFSDTVNTGIYVMEPEVFDYVEADVSVDWSGDVFPQLMKEGKPIYGYVAEGYWEDVGTHESYVKAQADVLERKVDVDIDGFEISPGVWVAEGAEVHPDAVLRGPLYIGDYAKVEAGAEVREHTVIGSNVVVKSGAFLHRAVVHDNVYIGQQSNLRGCVIGKNTDVMRATRIEDGAVIGDECLIGEESIIQGNVRVYPFKTIEAGAFVNTSVIWESRGQAHLFGTRGVSGILNVEITPELAVRLAGAYATTLKKGSTVTTARDHSRGARALKRAVISALQASAIDVRDLENVPLPVARQQTARGSAGGIMIRTSPGVPDSVDIMFFDERGADLSQARQRKLDRVYARQEYRRAFPGEIGDLHFPSSVFDSYTGALLRNVDTTGIADAGLKVVVDATNGSAGLVLPSLLGRLGVDALTINPGLDESRPTESAESRRSGLVRLGEIVSSARASFGVRFDPVGERLSLVDERGRIVEDDRALLVLLDLVAAERRSGRVALPVTTTRVAEQVAAYHGTQVEWTTTSPDDLTRVGREEGTIFGGDGRGGFIVPEFSSVFDGSAAFVRLLGLVARTQLTLSQIDARIPHAHVLRRDLATPWAVKGLVMRRVVEAAGDRSVDTTDGVRVVEADGRWVMVLPDRAEAITHLWAEGPDDASAQALLDEWTAVVESAGQ from the coding sequence ATGAAGGCCGTCGTGATGGCTGGTGGCGAAGGCACTCGCCTTCGCCCCATGACCTCGAGCATGCCCAAGCCGCTTCTGCCCGTAGCCAACCGGCCGATCATGGAGCATGTGCTTCGGCTGCTGAAGCGGCACGGACTCAATGAGACCGTCGTGACGGTCCAGTTCCTCGCCTCGCTGGTCAAGAACTACTTCGGGGACGGCGAAGAGCTCGGGATGGAGCTCAGCTACGCCAACGAGGAGAAGCCGCTCGGCACAGCCGGGAGCGTGAAGAACGCCGAGGAAGCGCTGAAGGACGACACCTTCCTCGTCATTTCCGGTGACGCGCTCACCGATTTCGACCTCACCGAGCTCATCGCCTTCCACAAGGAAAAGGGCGGCCTCGTCACGGTGTGCCTGACCCGGGTGCCCAACCCCCTGGAATTCGGCATCACCATCGTGGACGAGGGCGGGCAGGTCGAGCGTTTCCTGGAAAAGCCCACCTGGGGCCAGGTCTTCTCGGACACCGTCAACACCGGCATCTACGTCATGGAACCCGAGGTGTTCGACTACGTCGAGGCCGATGTGTCGGTGGACTGGTCGGGCGATGTCTTCCCGCAGCTCATGAAGGAGGGCAAGCCCATCTACGGCTACGTCGCCGAGGGCTACTGGGAGGACGTCGGCACCCACGAGAGCTATGTGAAGGCCCAGGCCGACGTCCTCGAACGCAAGGTCGATGTCGACATCGACGGATTCGAGATCTCGCCGGGCGTATGGGTCGCGGAAGGCGCGGAAGTACACCCCGACGCGGTGCTGCGCGGCCCGCTCTACATCGGCGACTACGCAAAGGTCGAAGCCGGTGCGGAGGTCCGCGAACACACGGTCATCGGATCGAACGTGGTCGTCAAGAGCGGTGCTTTCCTGCACCGGGCCGTGGTGCACGACAACGTCTACATCGGCCAGCAGAGCAACCTGCGCGGCTGCGTCATCGGCAAGAACACCGACGTCATGCGGGCCACCCGCATCGAGGACGGCGCGGTCATCGGGGACGAATGCCTGATCGGCGAGGAGTCGATCATCCAGGGCAATGTCCGCGTCTACCCGTTCAAGACCATCGAGGCCGGCGCCTTCGTCAACACGTCGGTCATCTGGGAGTCGCGCGGACAGGCACACCTCTTCGGTACCCGGGGAGTCTCCGGGATCCTGAACGTGGAGATCACGCCCGAGCTGGCGGTCCGGCTCGCCGGAGCGTACGCCACGACGCTGAAGAAGGGCTCCACGGTCACCACCGCACGTGATCACTCCCGTGGCGCCCGCGCCCTGAAACGGGCGGTGATCTCGGCCCTCCAGGCCAGTGCCATCGACGTCCGGGATCTGGAGAACGTACCGCTGCCCGTCGCCCGCCAGCAGACCGCACGGGGCAGCGCCGGCGGGATCATGATCCGCACGTCCCCCGGGGTGCCGGACTCGGTCGACATCATGTTCTTCGACGAGCGGGGAGCGGACCTCTCCCAGGCGCGGCAACGGAAGCTGGACCGGGTCTACGCACGCCAGGAGTACCGGCGCGCCTTCCCCGGGGAGATCGGGGACCTGCACTTCCCGTCCAGCGTCTTCGACTCGTACACCGGGGCCCTGCTGCGGAACGTGGACACCACGGGGATCGCCGACGCGGGGCTCAAGGTGGTCGTCGACGCGACCAACGGAAGTGCCGGGCTCGTACTGCCCAGCCTGCTGGGACGGCTCGGCGTGGACGCGCTGACCATCAATCCCGGCCTCGACGAGTCCCGGCCCACCGAGAGCGCCGAGTCCCGGCGCTCCGGGCTGGTACGGCTGGGCGAGATCGTCTCCTCGGCACGGGCCTCGTTCGGGGTGCGGTTCGACCCGGTCGGCGAGCGGCTCTCCCTGGTCGACGAGCGGGGCAGGATCGTGGAGGACGACCGGGCCCTCCTCGTGCTGCTCGACCTCGTGGCGGCCGAGCGGCGCAGCGGACGGGTGGCCCTGCCGGTCACCACGACCCGTGTGGCCGAGCAGGTCGCGGCGTACCACGGCACGCAGGTCGAATGGACGACGACATCGCCCGACGACCTGACGCGCGTCGGACGCGAGGAAGGAACCATCTTCGGTGGAGACGGCCGCGGCGGCTTCATCGTTCCCGAATTCAGCAGCGTCTTCGACGGATCCGCGGCGTTCGTGAGACTCCTCGGGCTCGTCGCCCGGACCCAGCTCACCCTCAGCCAGATCGACGCCCGCATCCCCCACGCCCACGTCCTGCGCCGTGACCTCGCCACACCGTGGGCCGTCAAGGGCCTGGTCATGCGCCGGGTCGTGGAGGCGGCCGGTGACCGCAGCGTCGACACGACGGACGGTGTACGGGTCGTCGAGGCCGACGGGCGCTGGGTGATGGTGCTGCCGGACCGGGCCGAGGCGATCACCCATCTGTGGGCCGAGGGCCCGGACGACGCCTCCGCGCAGGCACTGCTGGACGAATGGACGGCGGTCGTGGAGAGCGCAGGTCAGTAA
- a CDS encoding small basic family protein, which produces MIAVLGLVVGVVVGLLVRPEVPAVVEPYLPIAVVAALDAVFGGLRAMLDGIFVDKVFVVSFLSNVVVAALIVFLGDKLGVGAQLSTGVVVVLGIRIFSNAAAIRRHVFRA; this is translated from the coding sequence GTGATCGCCGTACTGGGCCTCGTCGTGGGAGTCGTGGTCGGACTGTTGGTCCGGCCCGAGGTGCCGGCGGTGGTCGAGCCCTATCTGCCCATCGCCGTCGTGGCCGCCCTCGACGCGGTCTTCGGTGGCCTGCGGGCCATGCTCGACGGGATCTTCGTCGACAAGGTGTTCGTCGTGTCGTTCCTGTCGAACGTCGTGGTGGCGGCCCTGATCGTGTTCCTGGGCGACAAACTGGGCGTCGGCGCGCAGCTGTCCACCGGCGTGGTGGTCGTGCTCGGGATCCGGATCTTCTCCAACGCCGCGGCCATCCGTCGGCACGTCTTCAGGGCCTGA
- a CDS encoding CDP-alcohol phosphatidyltransferase family protein: MEVQETRVQTDRVLTIPNILSMARLAGVPLFLWLILRPEFGGPKSDGWALLVLMLSGVSDYLDGKLARRWNQISSLGRLLDPAADRLYILSTLVGLTWREILPLWLAAALLARELMLLVMVGILRRHGYPPPQVNFLGKAATFNLMYAFPLLLLSDGSGWLASLAAIFGWAFAGWGTTLYWWAGILYVVQVRRLVKADAVAD, encoded by the coding sequence GTGGAGGTCCAGGAGACTCGGGTTCAGACGGACCGGGTGCTCACCATCCCCAACATCCTCAGCATGGCTCGCCTTGCCGGGGTTCCGCTCTTCCTGTGGCTGATCCTCCGCCCCGAGTTCGGGGGGCCCAAGAGCGACGGCTGGGCGCTGCTGGTGCTGATGCTCAGCGGCGTCAGCGACTATCTCGACGGCAAGCTCGCTCGCCGGTGGAACCAGATCAGCAGTCTCGGCCGGCTCCTGGACCCCGCTGCGGACCGCCTCTACATCCTTTCCACGCTTGTCGGACTGACCTGGCGCGAGATCCTTCCGCTGTGGCTCGCCGCGGCACTTCTCGCCCGTGAACTGATGCTCCTCGTGATGGTCGGAATCCTGCGTCGGCACGGTTACCCGCCGCCCCAGGTGAACTTCCTGGGCAAGGCTGCCACGTTCAACCTGATGTACGCCTTCCCCTTGTTGCTGCTCAGCGACGGAAGTGGTTGGCTTGCATCGCTGGCCGCCATTTTCGGATGGGCGTTCGCAGGTTGGGGTACAACGCTCTATTGGTGGGCAGGGATCCTCTATGTGGTTCAGGTCCGCCGACTCGTCAAGGCGGATGCAGTAGCCGATTGA
- a CDS encoding TIM-barrel domain-containing protein, translating to MDGRDLVRSVKLVGSVRGLRTVRSSWRRRRADARALPARGAERARVPGPVVGAEPEPGGGVVRFARSELRVRVAVGGAVFLGWDGAEPAPSYALAGAVPEVDPRAELEPDKDGGWQVVSERLTVAVSRHGAVELRTPGGVVLRREAPPRWWEPVAGGGARGRAAGARWVQRSVVPADARFFGLGGRASGPRLRDGVYGLWNTDPGGRFGPGDDPLYLTMPVQFVVSDAGTHLVFHDNTWSGRVTLREGEEGAGSGHDRPGTCEVRMDGGPLRCWVMAGTPARVLQGWTGLTGAPALPPSWALGPQHARWGFGSEQEVRRIVAGYRERGLPLSALHLDIDHYDAHRVFTVDHRRFPDMPGLAKELREDGVRLVSIVDPGVRAEEGDAVFDSGAAVGGGGAFVRDARGRMVRGEVWPGECVYPDFTDPLVREWWGGLYEERLAQGFSGVWHDMNEPVAFAAFGDPTLPRSARHCLEGRGGDHREAHNVYGLAMARAGYEGLCRLRPGERPFLFSRSGWAGMQRYGGTWSGDVGTGWPGLRASLALVLGLGLCGVPYSGPDVGGFDGSPSPELYLRWFQLGAYLPLFRTHAAIDAGRREPWEFGSQVLGHARAVLEERERLRPYFVTLAHLARLTGAPYVRPLWWRAPGDRALRECEDAFLLGDCLLVAPVLEPGADRRAVRLPRGHWYDTATGEVHEGPGQVLLDAPLSRVPVLARAGSVLPVRAAGGGVELEVWAPVAGRAGGGLVVRDAGDGWERAEVERYTSRLVDGRVLVEREGEGAEVPVDLPVRVRGL from the coding sequence ATGGATGGTCGTGACCTGGTGCGTTCGGTGAAATTGGTCGGTTCGGTGCGGGGGCTGCGCACGGTGCGCTCCTCCTGGCGGCGTCGCCGTGCGGACGCGCGGGCGTTGCCGGCCCGCGGTGCGGAGCGGGCGAGGGTGCCCGGGCCGGTGGTGGGGGCGGAGCCGGAGCCGGGCGGGGGCGTGGTGCGGTTCGCGCGTTCGGAGTTGCGGGTGCGGGTGGCGGTGGGCGGCGCGGTGTTCCTGGGCTGGGACGGGGCGGAGCCCGCGCCCTCGTACGCGCTGGCCGGGGCGGTGCCCGAGGTGGACCCGCGGGCCGAGCTGGAGCCGGACAAGGACGGTGGCTGGCAGGTGGTTTCGGAGCGGCTGACCGTCGCGGTGTCGCGGCACGGGGCCGTGGAGCTGCGTACTCCCGGCGGGGTGGTGCTCCGGCGCGAGGCGCCGCCGCGCTGGTGGGAGCCGGTGGCGGGCGGGGGCGCGCGGGGGCGTGCGGCGGGGGCGAGGTGGGTGCAGCGTTCCGTGGTGCCGGCGGACGCCCGGTTCTTCGGGCTGGGCGGCCGGGCGTCGGGGCCGCGGTTGCGGGACGGCGTGTACGGCCTGTGGAACACCGATCCGGGCGGGCGTTTCGGGCCGGGCGACGATCCGCTGTACCTGACGATGCCGGTGCAGTTCGTGGTCTCCGACGCGGGGACGCATCTGGTGTTCCACGACAACACCTGGTCGGGGCGGGTGACGCTGCGCGAGGGCGAGGAGGGCGCGGGGTCGGGTCATGACCGTCCGGGGACGTGCGAGGTGCGGATGGACGGGGGGCCGTTGCGCTGCTGGGTGATGGCGGGGACGCCGGCCCGGGTGCTGCAGGGCTGGACGGGGCTCACGGGTGCTCCGGCGCTGCCGCCGTCCTGGGCGCTGGGACCGCAGCACGCCCGGTGGGGGTTCGGGAGCGAGCAGGAGGTGCGGCGGATCGTCGCCGGGTACCGGGAGCGGGGTCTGCCCCTGTCCGCGCTGCATCTGGACATCGACCACTACGACGCGCACCGGGTGTTCACCGTCGACCACCGGCGCTTCCCCGACATGCCGGGGCTGGCGAAGGAGCTCCGGGAGGACGGGGTGCGGCTGGTGTCGATCGTCGACCCGGGGGTGCGGGCGGAGGAGGGCGACGCGGTGTTCGACTCGGGGGCGGCGGTCGGGGGCGGCGGGGCCTTCGTCCGGGACGCGCGGGGGCGGATGGTGCGCGGGGAGGTGTGGCCCGGTGAGTGCGTCTATCCGGACTTCACCGATCCGCTGGTGCGGGAGTGGTGGGGCGGCCTGTACGAGGAGCGGCTGGCGCAGGGGTTCTCGGGGGTGTGGCACGACATGAACGAGCCGGTGGCGTTCGCCGCCTTCGGGGATCCGACGCTGCCCCGGTCGGCGCGGCACTGTCTGGAGGGCCGCGGGGGTGACCACCGCGAGGCGCACAACGTGTACGGGCTGGCGATGGCGCGTGCCGGGTACGAGGGGCTGTGCCGGCTGCGGCCCGGGGAACGGCCGTTCCTGTTCTCGCGTTCGGGCTGGGCGGGGATGCAGCGGTACGGGGGCACCTGGTCCGGTGACGTGGGGACCGGCTGGCCGGGGCTGCGGGCTTCGCTGGCGCTGGTGCTGGGTCTGGGGTTGTGCGGGGTGCCGTACTCGGGGCCGGACGTGGGCGGTTTCGACGGGTCGCCGTCGCCGGAGCTGTATCTGCGGTGGTTCCAGCTGGGTGCGTACCTGCCGTTGTTCCGTACCCATGCCGCGATCGACGCGGGGCGGCGCGAGCCGTGGGAGTTCGGTTCGCAGGTGCTCGGGCACGCGAGGGCGGTGCTGGAGGAGCGGGAGCGGCTGCGCCCGTACTTCGTGACGCTGGCGCACCTGGCCCGGCTGACGGGTGCCCCGTACGTGCGGCCGCTGTGGTGGCGGGCGCCCGGGGACCGGGCGTTGCGGGAGTGCGAGGACGCGTTCCTGCTGGGTGACTGTCTGCTGGTGGCGCCGGTGCTGGAGCCGGGGGCGGACCGGCGGGCGGTGCGGTTGCCGCGGGGGCACTGGTACGACACGGCGACGGGCGAGGTGCACGAGGGGCCGGGGCAGGTGTTGCTCGACGCGCCGCTGTCCCGGGTGCCGGTGCTGGCGCGGGCGGGTTCGGTGCTGCCGGTGCGGGCCGCGGGCGGGGGTGTGGAGCTGGAGGTGTGGGCTCCGGTGGCGGGGCGCGCCGGGGGCGGCCTGGTGGTCCGGGACGCGGGGGACGGCTGGGAGCGGGCGGAGGTCGAGCGGTACACGTCGCGGTTGGTGGACGGGCGGGTGCTGGTGGAGCGGGAGGGCGAGGGTGCGGAGGTGCCGGTGGACCTGCCGGTGCGGGTGCGGGGGTTGTAG
- a CDS encoding PTS glucose transporter subunit IIA, which produces MTTVTSPLTGRAIGLAAVPDPVFSGAMVGPGTAIDPVREPSEAVSPVDGVIVSLHPHAFVVVDEHGHGVLTHLGIDTVQLNGEGFELLVNKGDNVTRGQGIVRWDPAGVETAGKSPVCPVVALEATTESLSDVREDGDVKTGDTLFGWQ; this is translated from the coding sequence ATGACCACTGTGACGTCCCCTCTTACCGGACGTGCCATCGGGCTCGCCGCGGTACCGGACCCCGTCTTCTCCGGCGCGATGGTGGGCCCCGGTACCGCCATCGACCCCGTGCGCGAACCGTCCGAGGCGGTGTCGCCGGTCGACGGCGTGATCGTCTCCCTGCACCCGCACGCGTTCGTCGTCGTGGACGAGCACGGGCACGGGGTGCTCACGCACTTGGGCATCGACACCGTTCAACTCAATGGCGAGGGCTTCGAGCTGCTCGTGAACAAGGGGGACAACGTCACGCGGGGACAGGGCATCGTGCGCTGGGACCCCGCGGGCGTCGAGACGGCCGGCAAGTCGCCCGTGTGTCCGGTCGTGGCGCTGGAGGCCACCACCGAGTCCCTCTCCGACGTCCGTGAGGACGGCGACGTGAAGACCGGCGACACCTTGTTCGGTTGGCAGTGA
- the ptsP gene encoding phosphoenolpyruvate--protein phosphotransferase, translating into METTLRGVGVSHGVAIGEVRHMGTAVLEPPAKQIPAEEAEREQGRARQAVEAVAADLMARGNLAGGEAQHVLEAQAMMAQDPELMADVERRIAVGSTAERGVYDAFASYRALLANAGEYLAGRVADLDDVRNRIVARLLGVPMPGVPDSDEPYVLIARDLAPADTALLDPTLVLGFVTEEGGPTSHSAILARALGVPAVVALPGAGELTEGTVIAVDGSTGEIFVDPSMEKRAEMEQTAAARKAALSASTGPGATSDGHKVPLLANVGGPGDVPAAVEAGAEGVGLFRTEFLFLDDSKQAPSEEKQVAAYRAVLEAFPEGRVVVRVLDAGADKPLDFLTPADEPNPALGVRGLRSLLDHPEVLRTQLTALSKAAEGLPVHLEVMAPMVADRADAKSFADACREAGLRAKFGAMVEIPSAALRARSILQEVEFLSLGTNDLAQYTFAADRQVGAVSRLQDPWQPALLDLVALSAEAAKAEGRSCGVCGEAASDPLLACVLTGLGVTSLSMGAASIPYVRATLAKYTLAQCERAASAARATDSAEEARVAAQAVLSGE; encoded by the coding sequence ATGGAGACAACGCTGCGAGGCGTCGGTGTGAGCCACGGAGTGGCGATCGGCGAAGTGCGTCACATGGGCACGGCGGTGCTCGAACCGCCGGCCAAGCAGATCCCCGCCGAGGAGGCCGAGCGCGAACAGGGGCGCGCCCGGCAGGCCGTGGAAGCGGTGGCGGCCGATCTGATGGCGCGCGGCAACCTGGCCGGCGGCGAGGCCCAGCACGTGCTGGAGGCCCAGGCCATGATGGCCCAGGACCCGGAGCTGATGGCCGATGTCGAGCGGCGCATCGCCGTCGGCAGCACCGCCGAGCGCGGCGTCTACGACGCCTTCGCCTCCTACCGGGCGCTGCTCGCCAACGCCGGGGAGTACCTGGCGGGCCGCGTCGCGGACCTCGACGACGTGCGCAACCGGATCGTGGCCCGTCTGCTCGGAGTGCCCATGCCCGGCGTGCCGGACAGCGACGAGCCCTACGTCCTCATCGCGCGGGACCTGGCGCCCGCCGACACGGCGTTGCTCGACCCGACGCTGGTGCTCGGTTTCGTGACCGAGGAGGGCGGGCCGACCAGTCACAGCGCGATTCTGGCGCGGGCGCTCGGGGTGCCCGCCGTGGTGGCGCTGCCCGGGGCCGGTGAGCTGACCGAGGGCACGGTCATCGCCGTGGACGGCAGCACGGGCGAGATCTTCGTCGACCCGAGCATGGAGAAGCGTGCCGAGATGGAGCAGACCGCCGCCGCGCGCAAGGCCGCGTTGTCGGCCTCCACCGGCCCCGGTGCGACCTCCGACGGCCACAAGGTCCCGCTGCTCGCCAATGTCGGCGGGCCCGGGGACGTACCCGCGGCGGTCGAGGCCGGGGCGGAGGGCGTGGGGCTGTTCCGCACGGAGTTCCTGTTCCTGGACGACAGCAAACAGGCGCCCTCCGAGGAGAAGCAGGTCGCCGCGTACCGGGCCGTGCTGGAGGCGTTCCCCGAGGGGCGGGTCGTCGTGCGGGTGCTGGACGCCGGTGCCGACAAGCCGCTGGACTTCCTGACGCCGGCCGACGAGCCGAACCCGGCGCTGGGCGTGCGCGGGCTGCGGAGCCTGCTGGACCACCCGGAAGTACTGCGTACGCAGCTGACCGCGCTGTCGAAGGCGGCCGAGGGGCTGCCCGTCCACCTCGAGGTCATGGCGCCCATGGTGGCGGACCGCGCGGACGCGAAGTCCTTCGCCGACGCCTGCCGCGAGGCCGGGCTGCGGGCGAAGTTCGGCGCGATGGTGGAGATTCCGTCCGCCGCGCTGCGGGCGCGTTCGATCCTGCAGGAGGTGGAGTTCCTCTCGCTGGGCACCAACGACCTGGCGCAGTACACCTTCGCCGCGGACCGGCAGGTGGGTGCGGTGTCCCGGCTGCAGGACCCGTGGCAGCCCGCGCTGCTCGACCTGGTGGCGCTCTCGGCGGAGGCCGCCAAGGCCGAGGGCAGGAGCTGTGGTGTCTGTGGTGAGGCCGCCTCCGATCCGCTGCTCGCCTGTGTCCTGACGGGGCTGGGTGTGACGTCGCTGTCGATGGGTGCCGCGTCCATCCCCTATGTCCGCGCCACGCTGGCGAAGTACACGCTCGCGCAGTGCGAGCGTGCCGCTTCCGCCGCGCGGGCTACGGATTCCGCCGAAGAGGCTCGGGTGGCGGCCCAGGCGGTGCTGTCGGGCGAGTAG